A DNA window from Aminipila luticellarii contains the following coding sequences:
- a CDS encoding flagellar hook-basal body complex protein — protein MVKSMFAAVAGLRAHQSKMDVIGNNIANVNTYGYKAARATFRDVFYATTSGAGNPGTVYGGTNPIQLGYGSKLGSVDSLMTGGGAAATDNPMDCMIVGNGFFLVGRKPEETAGEYDTIAVEDGLQDDGSAAEDETAGKVDPTEVSALNLTRVGIFNFDGDGNLVDSNGRMVYGFPSEYKEDASDTTKSGYSIQTDQLTAIRLPNANKKDSTGTGTDKDEYEPMSLSGIAIGKDGTITGTNDAGESILIGKIALANVPNPNALERGENSYYTAKGNTGTITVNPSGQNSTGTMEAGYLEMSNVDLSKEFTDLITTERGFQANTRIITVTDEMLQDLVNMKR, from the coding sequence ATGGTTAAATCAATGTTTGCTGCAGTAGCAGGACTTCGCGCCCATCAATCCAAGATGGACGTTATCGGCAATAACATCGCCAATGTTAATACATACGGATATAAGGCTGCAAGGGCGACCTTCCGGGATGTTTTCTATGCCACCACTTCGGGGGCAGGTAACCCGGGAACCGTATACGGAGGTACAAACCCCATACAGTTGGGCTATGGCTCAAAGCTGGGTTCCGTTGATTCTCTGATGACCGGCGGCGGAGCAGCAGCCACGGATAATCCGATGGACTGCATGATCGTCGGAAACGGATTCTTCCTTGTGGGGCGAAAGCCGGAGGAAACCGCCGGAGAATACGACACCATTGCAGTGGAAGATGGACTGCAGGACGACGGATCTGCTGCAGAGGACGAAACGGCCGGAAAAGTGGATCCAACAGAAGTATCTGCTCTTAACCTGACGAGAGTTGGTATCTTTAACTTTGACGGCGATGGAAATCTGGTAGATTCCAACGGAAGAATGGTCTATGGCTTCCCAAGTGAATACAAAGAAGATGCTTCCGATACCACCAAGAGCGGATATTCGATTCAAACAGATCAGCTTACTGCAATCCGGCTGCCAAACGCTAACAAGAAAGACAGCACGGGTACGGGAACTGACAAGGATGAATATGAACCGATGTCGTTGAGCGGAATTGCCATTGGTAAGGATGGAACCATTACGGGAACCAATGATGCAGGAGAAAGCATTCTGATCGGTAAAATCGCTTTGGCAAATGTTCCGAATCCGAATGCCCTGGAAAGAGGTGAAAACTCTTATTATACAGCAAAAGGTAATACCGGAACAATTACCGTAAATCCATCGGGACAGAATTCTACGGGAACGATGGAAGCGGGATATCTGGAAATGTCCAACGTGGATCTGTCTAAAGAATTTACAGACCTGATCACGACGGAAAGAGGCTTTCAGGCAAATACAAGAATCATCACTGTAACAGACGAAATGCTTCAGGATTTAGTAAATATGAAGAGATAA
- a CDS encoding flagellar hook-length control protein FliK, with product MNTEVFFQTMNSNSAVKRGNAQMLRADGSSTGSFKKEMDQIFERKQSRSNDSEKSSITKDSRTSGKVQQKEEPENVPDSGVNAEKKDSCTDVTPEEQALAAAQIQQPVLLAANDLNGIANALQQTQAQAVTTAPIAANLAEMPLHSTENMQTAAGTEEGEIKLPFQNSADLVKSSMIQPKQSGGQENQTPDFAENQTKGSLLAGKQAQEKSNASGESLGMQHVTAAKEESVSELPDLVQENVPMKNNMLDLSKVNIKVADAPVDMNQADAAQQLADKILYKLNAGKQEFDLELNPRDLGKVNIKMIFQNGSAELIMSTSNAKAHQLLSAQADTLRAILEANTGADSTVNIRQTETTDGQFDRDNFQQQKDSQQNQQNHQQERKTTSEISFADRLRLGLVNDWEEAV from the coding sequence ATGAATACAGAAGTGTTTTTTCAAACGATGAACAGCAATTCCGCTGTAAAAAGGGGAAACGCTCAGATGCTTCGTGCAGACGGCAGTTCAACCGGATCGTTTAAAAAGGAAATGGATCAGATTTTTGAAAGAAAGCAGAGCCGATCCAATGATTCGGAGAAAAGCAGTATCACTAAGGACAGCAGAACATCCGGTAAGGTACAGCAGAAAGAAGAGCCGGAGAACGTACCGGACAGCGGCGTAAACGCCGAAAAGAAGGATTCGTGTACCGATGTTACCCCAGAGGAACAGGCACTGGCCGCAGCTCAGATACAGCAGCCGGTTCTGCTGGCAGCAAACGACCTGAACGGTATCGCCAATGCACTACAGCAGACACAGGCTCAAGCGGTGACTACTGCGCCGATTGCGGCTAACCTGGCAGAAATGCCGCTTCATTCAACCGAGAACATGCAAACTGCGGCAGGAACCGAAGAAGGCGAAATCAAACTACCGTTTCAAAACAGCGCAGATTTGGTGAAATCGTCTATGATTCAGCCAAAGCAAAGCGGCGGTCAAGAAAATCAGACCCCGGACTTTGCGGAAAATCAGACAAAAGGAAGTCTGCTTGCGGGAAAGCAAGCACAGGAGAAATCCAATGCTTCCGGTGAGAGCCTTGGCATGCAGCATGTGACAGCTGCGAAAGAAGAGTCGGTTTCAGAGCTACCGGATCTGGTTCAGGAAAATGTTCCGATGAAAAACAATATGCTGGATTTGTCCAAAGTAAATATCAAGGTGGCAGATGCCCCTGTTGATATGAATCAGGCGGATGCAGCACAGCAGCTTGCGGATAAGATCCTGTACAAGCTGAATGCAGGAAAACAGGAATTTGATTTGGAACTGAATCCGAGAGACCTTGGAAAAGTCAATATCAAAATGATATTCCAAAATGGAAGCGCCGAACTGATCATGAGCACATCCAACGCAAAGGCACATCAGCTGCTTTCTGCACAGGCAGATACGCTGAGAGCTATATTGGAGGCAAACACAGGCGCGGACAGCACCGTCAACATAAGGCAGACAGAGACAACTGACGGACAATTTGACAGAGACAATTTCCAACAGCAGAAGGACAGTCAACAGAACCAGCAAAATCATCAGCAGGAGAGAAAAACTACATCAGAAATCTCGTTTGCGGATCGGCTGAGACTGGGATTGGTAAACGACTGGGAAGAAGCTGTGTAG
- a CDS encoding response regulator: MAKILLVDDAAFMRMMIKDTLSKNGYTDLYEAGDGAQAVEKYEEINPDLVIMDITMPNMDGLEALKAITAKHADAKVVMCSAMGQEAMVIEAIKLGAKDFIVKPFKPDRILKTVSAVLPQA; the protein is encoded by the coding sequence ATGGCAAAAATTTTGTTAGTGGATGATGCGGCATTTATGCGTATGATGATTAAGGATACCTTGTCCAAGAATGGCTACACAGATTTATATGAAGCAGGAGATGGGGCACAGGCTGTTGAAAAATATGAAGAAATCAACCCCGATCTAGTAATCATGGATATTACCATGCCGAACATGGATGGTTTGGAAGCATTAAAGGCTATTACAGCAAAGCATGCGGACGCAAAAGTCGTTATGTGTTCTGCCATGGGTCAGGAAGCCATGGTCATAGAGGCAATCAAGCTGGGAGCAAAAGACTTTATTGTGAAACCGTTTAAACCGGACAGAATTTTGAAGACTGTATCTGCGGTTCTGCCACAGGCTTAG
- the fliJ gene encoding flagellar export protein FliJ, translating to MAKFRFSLKSVEKYRNIMLDGAKARFAKAASDVSRQEELILKIESELIAVNEELNYKNSQGISILEHKGYKSYIKILESNIKNEEEKLKGLRKIEYRRRSEMIAAKTDVMSIEKLREKRFEEYRKEESKKEGLATEEFLSNQLSSRT from the coding sequence ATGGCGAAATTTAGATTTTCTTTAAAATCCGTAGAGAAATATAGAAATATTATGTTAGATGGTGCCAAGGCAAGGTTTGCCAAAGCAGCCTCCGATGTCAGCAGGCAGGAAGAGCTTATTTTAAAGATAGAGAGTGAGCTGATTGCCGTAAACGAGGAGCTGAACTATAAAAACAGTCAGGGCATTAGTATTCTTGAACATAAAGGATACAAGAGTTATATCAAGATATTGGAAAGCAACATTAAAAATGAAGAAGAAAAATTAAAAGGACTAAGGAAGATCGAATACCGGCGAAGAAGTGAGATGATTGCGGCAAAGACCGATGTCATGTCCATAGAGAAGCTTCGCGAAAAAAGATTTGAGGAATATAGAAAAGAAGAAAGCAAAAAAGAAGGACTGGCTACGGAGGAATTCCTATCGAATCAGTTATCCAGCCGCACCTAG
- the fliM gene encoding flagellar motor switch protein FliM encodes MADVLSQSQIDALLNSLNSDSAAAEEEKLIEEEEHKKIKKYDFKTPKKFTRDRLKLVFSVYENFARVMSSYLTSMMRLSCQVEMVDIEEQKYFEFNNALSENDIVAMVDGSVNNGKGDSETLMIQMSNSVIYSLIDRMIGGSGDADGVDPDDSFTDIEISLFENVMVHLLPIMEESWQNYFDVAFKFDKIETNPRLIQSIQADEVVVIVVLNIEIKDTTGTFNICIPGGIMEDVFKMADQSNILGRKREHQDEVAREEILESLRDSQLDVRAFLGEANILLEDVYSLKPGDVINLRKPKDSEVAIYVEDKPWYKGRLGEKKGNVAVKITGTTITR; translated from the coding sequence ATGGCTGACGTATTATCACAAAGTCAAATTGACGCCTTACTCAATTCTCTGAACTCCGACTCGGCAGCTGCCGAGGAAGAAAAACTGATTGAGGAAGAGGAACATAAGAAAATAAAAAAATATGACTTTAAGACTCCTAAAAAATTCACAAGAGATCGGCTTAAGCTGGTGTTTAGTGTGTATGAGAATTTTGCAAGAGTCATGTCATCATATTTAACGAGCATGATGCGTCTTTCCTGTCAGGTTGAGATGGTGGACATAGAGGAACAGAAATATTTTGAATTTAACAATGCGTTATCAGAAAATGATATCGTAGCCATGGTGGACGGGTCCGTAAACAATGGAAAAGGCGATTCGGAGACCTTGATGATTCAAATGAGCAATTCTGTTATCTATTCCTTGATTGACAGAATGATAGGAGGGTCGGGAGATGCGGATGGTGTTGATCCGGACGATAGTTTTACAGATATAGAAATCTCTCTTTTCGAGAATGTAATGGTTCATTTGCTGCCTATCATGGAAGAATCGTGGCAGAATTATTTTGATGTAGCGTTTAAATTTGACAAGATAGAGACAAACCCGAGATTGATTCAAAGTATTCAGGCAGATGAAGTTGTAGTCATTGTCGTCCTGAATATAGAAATAAAAGATACGACGGGTACTTTCAATATCTGCATTCCGGGCGGAATCATGGAAGATGTGTTTAAAATGGCAGATCAGTCCAATATACTGGGAAGAAAAAGAGAGCACCAGGACGAGGTCGCCAGAGAAGAGATTCTGGAAAGCCTGAGAGATTCCCAGCTGGATGTGCGAGCATTCTTAGGAGAAGCGAATATCCTTTTGGAGGATGTATATTCGCTGAAACCCGGAGATGTCATAAATTTGAGAAAGCCCAAGGACTCCGAGGTCGCCATATACGTGGAGGATAAACCATGGTATAAGGGACGTCTGGGAGAGAAGAAAGGCAATGTTGCAGTTAAAATAACCGGGACCACGATAACCCGGTAG
- a CDS encoding FliH/SctL family protein: MRKSKSKAHETTYERFQVQSSLEKAEKSLEEAIERVKMESKYPDPQDSEAQKAVEEAMSAFKKAVLEEQQKEGLKENSGIKPLYGYAPEFSSPSKIDRDIGDIDEEKKGILTRLLGEEALQEHENEEALRREELLKQDLLNEEFHDGYDSLVRIAEFNRDLNKTDDQPKEKHILNESEDYEMKCFNEKNVFEDESYEYEADDIMPTNFFLHSFDEEEEEKIEPYDINEALVLGEVIPPDHLSEDLPPESGEQEAEAQNEEGDQEEAESSEEPPEINREELEAAKAAILEEARKQAQEMLADASAESEKLIEEAKQQAQKLIEETVQKATEEASDKGFAEGYKKGQNEGYMAAENAVNEGMIQEAAAFREELEASLKEFEERKEEILGNSLNDLTDLAVNIAEKVIKISLRSSKDVVAKMIVAAAEDCRDKQWAKVYISQDEKALAMNLEKELIDALNQISSNVKVVVMEDEPSGTCIIESPDQIVDASVGTQLDNIRQIVSDNRT, from the coding sequence TTGCGTAAGTCGAAGTCTAAAGCCCATGAGACAACCTATGAGCGTTTTCAGGTTCAGTCTTCTCTTGAGAAGGCGGAAAAAAGTCTGGAAGAAGCTATAGAACGTGTAAAAATGGAAAGCAAATATCCGGATCCCCAAGACAGTGAGGCTCAGAAAGCTGTAGAAGAAGCCATGTCCGCGTTCAAGAAGGCGGTGCTGGAGGAACAGCAAAAGGAAGGCTTAAAGGAAAACAGCGGAATTAAACCACTTTACGGATATGCACCTGAATTTTCAAGTCCCAGTAAAATAGACCGCGATATAGGCGACATAGACGAAGAAAAAAAGGGCATACTGACGAGGCTTTTGGGTGAAGAAGCCTTGCAGGAACATGAAAATGAAGAAGCCCTGCGGCGGGAAGAGCTGCTGAAACAGGATCTGCTCAACGAAGAATTTCATGATGGATATGATTCCCTGGTTCGAATTGCTGAGTTTAACAGGGATTTAAACAAAACGGACGATCAGCCCAAGGAGAAACATATTCTAAACGAGAGCGAAGACTATGAAATGAAGTGCTTTAATGAAAAAAATGTCTTTGAGGATGAGTCCTACGAATATGAGGCCGATGATATCATGCCGACGAACTTCTTCCTTCATTCCTTTGATGAGGAAGAGGAAGAGAAGATTGAGCCGTATGATATCAATGAAGCCCTGGTTTTAGGAGAGGTCATTCCGCCGGATCACCTTTCAGAAGACCTTCCGCCTGAATCCGGTGAACAGGAGGCGGAAGCTCAGAACGAAGAAGGAGATCAGGAAGAGGCGGAGAGTTCGGAAGAGCCGCCTGAAATCAATCGGGAAGAACTGGAAGCGGCCAAAGCAGCAATTTTGGAAGAAGCGAGAAAACAGGCACAAGAAATGTTGGCAGATGCCTCGGCTGAATCAGAAAAGCTTATAGAGGAAGCCAAACAGCAGGCCCAGAAGCTCATAGAGGAGACTGTTCAAAAAGCTACGGAAGAGGCCTCAGACAAGGGCTTTGCCGAAGGATATAAAAAAGGACAGAACGAAGGCTATATGGCAGCGGAAAACGCTGTAAACGAGGGAATGATACAGGAAGCGGCTGCTTTTAGAGAGGAGCTGGAAGCTTCTTTAAAAGAATTCGAGGAAAGAAAAGAAGAGATTCTGGGAAACAGCTTAAATGATTTGACAGATTTAGCTGTTAATATCGCTGAAAAGGTCATTAAAATCAGCTTGAGATCCAGTAAGGATGTAGTGGCTAAAATGATCGTGGCAGCCGCTGAAGACTGTCGGGACAAGCAATGGGCTAAGGTATACATTTCTCAGGATGAAAAAGCGCTTGCCATGAACTTGGAAAAAGAACTGATTGACGCGCTGAATCAGATTTCATCAAATGTGAAGGTGGTCGTTATGGAGGACGAGCCTTCCGGAACCTGCATCATAGAATCCCCGGATCAGATCGTGGATGCCAGTGTAGGGACACAGCTTGATAATATCAGGCAGATCGTCAGTGATAATAGAACGTAG
- a CDS encoding flagellar FlbD family protein — protein MIKLTKLNGVEFLLNDAQIQMIDSIPESKVVLSNKDYYIVRESFEEIIDRIIEFNARIADKESYLKMKRSVKEITENKGYI, from the coding sequence ATGATAAAACTTACCAAGCTGAACGGAGTGGAATTCTTGCTGAATGACGCTCAAATTCAAATGATTGATTCCATACCGGAATCTAAGGTCGTCTTAAGCAATAAAGACTATTATATTGTCAGGGAATCATTTGAGGAAATTATTGATCGAATTATAGAATTTAATGCTCGAATAGCAGATAAAGAAAGCTATTTGAAAATGAAAAGAAGTGTAAAAGAAATAACTGAAAACAAAGGGTACATCTAA
- a CDS encoding FliI/YscN family ATPase, translating into MYLKDLSELIKNSETFEHIGKIENIVGMSIEASGIKASIGDINVITSKDGKRKVMSEVVGFKGDKTILMPYDFIEGMGSGDFVRSTKNRLRIPVGEFLCGRTINAMGEPIDGMGSVDHSVLCSVENNYINPLSRPPITERIHFGIKAIDGFLTVGKGQRIGIFAGSGVGKSTLLGMIAKQASADINVIALVGERGREVKEFIERDLGPAGMARSVLVVATSDQPAVQRAKCPVVATAIAEYFKDQGKDVLLMMDSLTRFAMAQREIGLAVGEPPVARGYTPSIYAEMPKLLERSGNFENGSITGIYTVLVEGDDTNEPIADTVRGILDGHIILSRKLAAKNHFPAIEIGGSISRLMTAIVDENHKAMASKIRDILALYEENADLISIGAYKAGANARLDNAVARIDAINRFLKQSTTEFFDYEEVLEGMTRILE; encoded by the coding sequence TTGTACTTGAAGGACTTATCGGAGCTAATAAAAAATTCGGAAACATTCGAACATATCGGTAAAATTGAAAATATTGTTGGTATGAGTATTGAGGCTTCCGGTATTAAGGCAAGCATTGGAGATATTAACGTAATTACCTCAAAAGACGGCAAGCGGAAGGTAATGTCCGAAGTGGTCGGCTTTAAGGGTGATAAGACCATATTGATGCCCTATGACTTTATTGAAGGAATGGGCTCTGGAGATTTTGTCAGGAGTACCAAGAATCGGCTTCGGATTCCGGTAGGAGAGTTTCTGTGCGGCAGAACTATCAATGCGATGGGAGAGCCCATAGACGGGATGGGTTCCGTAGACCACTCTGTGCTGTGCAGTGTGGAAAATAACTATATCAATCCGCTGAGCCGGCCGCCTATTACGGAGCGAATTCATTTTGGTATTAAAGCAATAGACGGCTTCCTCACGGTAGGAAAAGGTCAGAGAATCGGTATCTTTGCCGGAAGCGGCGTGGGTAAAAGTACACTGCTTGGAATGATCGCCAAACAGGCGTCAGCAGATATCAATGTCATTGCACTGGTAGGAGAACGAGGAAGAGAAGTCAAGGAATTCATCGAACGGGACTTGGGGCCTGCGGGCATGGCACGATCTGTGCTGGTGGTCGCCACCTCGGATCAGCCGGCGGTGCAGAGAGCAAAATGCCCGGTGGTGGCCACCGCCATTGCAGAATATTTTAAAGATCAGGGAAAAGATGTACTGCTGATGATGGACTCGCTGACCCGATTTGCCATGGCACAGAGAGAAATCGGTCTGGCCGTGGGTGAACCGCCGGTTGCCAGAGGATATACCCCCTCTATTTATGCAGAAATGCCAAAGCTTCTGGAAAGAAGCGGAAACTTTGAGAATGGGTCTATTACAGGCATCTACACCGTTCTGGTGGAAGGCGACGATACCAACGAACCCATTGCTGATACCGTCCGGGGTATTTTGGACGGGCATATTATTCTTTCGAGAAAGCTTGCGGCCAAAAATCATTTTCCGGCCATTGAAATCGGCGGAAGTATTTCCAGATTAATGACCGCCATAGTAGATGAAAATCACAAGGCTATGGCTTCCAAGATAAGAGATATATTAGCTTTATATGAGGAAAACGCAGACCTGATATCCATTGGTGCGTATAAAGCCGGAGCGAATGCCAGACTGGACAACGCAGTGGCAAGAATTGATGCTATTAACAGATTCCTGAAACAGTCGACTACAGAGTTCTTTGACTACGAGGAAGTCTTGGAGGGAATGACCAGAATTTTGGAATAA
- the fliG gene encoding flagellar motor switch protein FliG → MSRDASGLTAQQKAAAVVISLGAERASKIYKFLGEEDLETLTLEIAKLNHVTPTQTESAMDDFYKLCLTQKVITEGGVDYAKTVLEKAFGPQTATALLERVTRNLKTRAFEFIRKTDSKNLFAIIQHERPQTIALILSYAKPEQASEIITELPKEKQVRVVECIAKMDSASPETIKIIENILEKKFASVLSLDFAQVGGVDYIAEVMNSIDRSNEKYIFDELSKKDIKLADDIRNKMFVFEDITLLDDRSIQEFLREVDTQDIVYALKGSTQEVANMIFQNMSSRMTETVKSELEFTYNVRLKDVEEAQQRIVGIIRRLEEEGRLMINKGGKDEIIA, encoded by the coding sequence ATGAGTAGAGATGCCAGCGGCTTGACAGCGCAGCAGAAGGCGGCGGCTGTTGTGATTTCCCTTGGAGCCGAAAGGGCCTCCAAGATCTATAAATTCCTTGGGGAGGAAGATCTGGAAACCCTCACCCTGGAGATTGCAAAACTGAATCATGTTACACCTACGCAGACCGAGTCGGCTATGGATGATTTCTATAAGCTTTGCCTGACTCAGAAGGTCATTACCGAAGGCGGTGTAGATTATGCCAAAACGGTACTGGAAAAAGCTTTTGGCCCTCAAACGGCTACGGCACTGCTGGAAAGAGTCACCAGAAACCTAAAGACCAGAGCCTTTGAATTTATCAGAAAGACTGACAGCAAGAATCTTTTTGCGATTATTCAGCATGAGAGGCCTCAGACCATCGCATTGATTTTATCTTATGCCAAACCGGAACAGGCCTCGGAGATCATTACCGAATTACCAAAAGAAAAACAGGTACGGGTAGTAGAGTGCATTGCCAAAATGGATAGTGCGTCTCCGGAAACCATTAAGATCATCGAAAATATCTTGGAGAAAAAGTTCGCTTCGGTTCTTTCATTGGATTTTGCACAGGTTGGCGGTGTAGACTACATTGCCGAAGTTATGAACAGCATAGACAGAAGCAATGAAAAATACATATTTGATGAATTGAGCAAGAAAGACATCAAGCTTGCCGATGACATCCGAAATAAAATGTTCGTATTTGAAGACATTACGCTTCTTGATGACAGAAGCATACAGGAATTTCTGCGAGAGGTGGATACACAGGATATCGTATATGCATTAAAGGGCTCCACTCAGGAGGTTGCCAATATGATCTTCCAGAATATGTCCAGCCGTATGACAGAAACGGTCAAGAGCGAATTAGAGTTTACCTATAATGTCCGCTTAAAGGATGTAGAAGAAGCTCAGCAGAGAATTGTTGGTATCATAAGGCGTTTGGAAGAAGAAGGACGGCTGATGATCAATAAGGGGGGAAAGGATGAGATAATTGCGTAA
- the fliY gene encoding flagellar motor switch phosphatase FliY, with translation MSDNNNYFTPMEIDGIGEILNISLGSSATAMSDMLGRKVTITTPNVRVRSYDEFEISEVEPAVGVEITYVTGLSGNNLLLLRRDDVRKILEILMYTEIDEENFELDELSLSAVCELMNQMMGASATAMADIIGTTVNISTPVAFEVENAEAFKQKYFKSDEPMVEVYFNIDIEDTFSSKFITMLSVDLCKKLVSSFGFMDNTKTHTEEAEKSVAEKPQAAPIANPVNEGAVNPSVTPQMQQQPQMTQPQIPPQGMMQGYPAQMYAQPQYTMDPRLINVQPTYHNYEVTPAEAGTNLDLIMKVPLQISVEIGRTKKLVKEILELGQGSLVVLDKLAGDQVDVYVNGQCIAKGDVVVVDDNFGVRITEVIKKTDLINSL, from the coding sequence ATGAGCGATAATAATAATTATTTTACCCCCATGGAGATCGATGGCATTGGTGAAATACTAAATATAAGTTTAGGATCTTCAGCGACTGCCATGTCGGATATGCTTGGCAGAAAGGTGACTATAACCACTCCCAACGTAAGGGTCAGAAGCTACGATGAATTTGAAATAAGTGAAGTAGAGCCTGCTGTGGGAGTAGAGATTACATATGTGACAGGACTTAGCGGAAATAATTTGTTGCTGCTCAGGAGAGACGACGTCAGAAAAATTCTTGAAATTTTGATGTATACCGAAATTGACGAAGAAAATTTTGAACTGGATGAGCTTTCCCTGAGTGCTGTTTGTGAATTGATGAATCAGATGATGGGAGCTTCGGCAACGGCCATGGCCGATATCATCGGAACTACAGTAAACATTTCCACTCCTGTGGCATTTGAAGTAGAAAATGCAGAGGCTTTTAAGCAGAAATATTTTAAATCCGATGAACCGATGGTAGAGGTATATTTCAATATTGACATTGAAGATACATTTTCTAGTAAATTCATTACCATGCTTTCGGTTGATTTGTGCAAAAAGTTGGTTTCTTCTTTTGGGTTCATGGATAATACCAAGACTCATACGGAAGAAGCAGAGAAGTCTGTGGCGGAAAAGCCGCAGGCCGCGCCAATCGCAAATCCTGTGAACGAAGGGGCAGTGAACCCTTCTGTGACGCCGCAAATGCAGCAGCAGCCGCAAATGACGCAGCCGCAGATACCGCCGCAGGGAATGATGCAGGGATACCCGGCGCAAATGTATGCACAGCCGCAGTACACGATGGATCCGCGATTGATCAATGTGCAGCCGACTTATCACAACTACGAGGTGACTCCGGCGGAAGCAGGCACCAATCTGGATCTGATCATGAAGGTTCCTTTGCAGATTTCCGTTGAAATCGGCAGAACCAAGAAGCTGGTAAAAGAAATACTGGAATTGGGACAGGGTTCCTTAGTCGTATTGGATAAGCTGGCGGGCGATCAGGTCGATGTATATGTAAATGGTCAATGCATTGCAAAAGGGGATGTCGTAGTAGTGGATGATAACTTTGGTGTGCGAATCACCGAAGTAATAAAAAAGACTGATCTCATTAACAGTCTGTAG
- a CDS encoding TIGR02530 family flagellar biosynthesis protein yields the protein MADIKVGNNYQNLNGPAGGRSVNNMNNLNRNPAGITTIGADFGTLLKEQLDKNSGADKNQGLQFSKHAQERVAQRGIDLTPELMEDLNSAVKKADAKGAKDVVIFDSMNAFIVNVPNKTVVTTMSGNEMRDNVFTNIDGAVIL from the coding sequence ATGGCTGACATAAAGGTAGGAAATAACTATCAGAATTTAAACGGACCAGCGGGCGGCAGAAGTGTAAACAACATGAATAACCTGAACCGCAATCCGGCCGGCATTACCACCATAGGAGCAGATTTTGGAACCCTTTTAAAAGAGCAGCTCGACAAGAACAGCGGCGCTGATAAAAATCAGGGATTGCAATTTTCCAAGCATGCACAGGAACGAGTAGCTCAGAGAGGAATCGACCTGACTCCGGAGTTGATGGAAGACCTGAATTCAGCTGTTAAAAAAGCAGATGCAAAAGGAGCAAAGGACGTGGTGATCTTTGATTCTATGAACGCATTTATCGTAAATGTTCCGAACAAAACAGTGGTCACGACCATGTCCGGAAACGAAATGCGGGACAACGTATTCACCAATATAGACGGTGCGGTAATACTGTAA
- a CDS encoding flagellar hook assembly protein FlgD, translating to MADTTINDKILSSLKALTTDKSKSTSIKANLDLQTTDWLSLLVAQLKNQDMYNQTDNTEMMSQMAQYSQIQSMQEMVSKQEDIYAMNTTSYAASLLGKEVTTASIQTTTTTTGTTDTLVTTKGTVTGVTLFEGEPKIYIDGKPFSLNQIMIVGDVATDVTPPDSDDENSGGGSTDKEETPPTDDGD from the coding sequence TTGGCAGATACGACGATTAATGACAAAATTTTAAGCTCATTAAAAGCCCTTACAACCGACAAAAGCAAAAGTACTTCCATAAAAGCCAATCTGGATCTACAGACAACGGACTGGTTGTCCCTTCTGGTAGCACAGCTGAAAAATCAAGACATGTATAATCAGACGGACAATACGGAAATGATGAGCCAAATGGCACAGTATTCCCAAATCCAATCCATGCAGGAAATGGTTTCCAAACAGGAAGATATCTATGCGATGAACACGACTTCTTATGCGGCGTCCTTACTTGGAAAAGAGGTAACAACGGCATCCATCCAAACGACGACCACAACGACGGGCACAACGGATACACTGGTTACCACCAAGGGAACCGTTACCGGCGTGACTTTATTTGAGGGCGAACCCAAAATATATATTGACGGAAAGCCGTTTTCTTTGAATCAGATCATGATTGTAGGAGATGTGGCGACCGACGTAACCCCACCGGATTCAGATGATGAAAATTCCGGAGGCGGCAGCACAGATAAAGAGGAAACCCCACCAACGGATGATGGAGATTGA